The Scomber japonicus isolate fScoJap1 chromosome 9, fScoJap1.pri, whole genome shotgun sequence genome includes a region encoding these proteins:
- the tcima gene encoding transcriptional and immune response regulator a — protein MSSYVSSECRRVSPSVHGNKFDTAHRKKAVANIFENVNQDSLMRLFQKTGDMKAEERVRSIFSYTQDPEETARALMALKQRKKDKFLQIAGMVRQLLKLR, from the coding sequence ATGTCGAGCTACGTCTCCTCTGAATGCCGCCGGGTCAGCCCGTCTGTCCACGGCAACAAATTTGACACTGCGCACCGCAAGAAAGCAGTGGCCAACATTTTTGAGAACGTCAACCAGGACTCTCTGATGAGGCTCTTCCAGAAAACAGGTGACATGAAGGCGGAGGAGCGAGTGAGGAGCATCTTCTCCTACACCCAGGACCCGGAGGAGACGGCCCGGGCTCTGATGGCTCTGAAGCAGCGCAAGAAGGACAAGTTCCTCCAGATCGCTGGCATGGTCCGACAGCTGCTCAAGCTGCGTTGA